A DNA window from Paralichthys olivaceus isolate ysfri-2021 chromosome 11, ASM2471397v2, whole genome shotgun sequence contains the following coding sequences:
- the LOC109644803 gene encoding proton-coupled zinc antiporter SLC30A1, which produces MENKVTFFRFRRTDHIQGPHLLLISGRGSSTLLVAGMRTLHWCMLGVAILLLVIEVVISQLCKSIITLVDAFHTFFILMRMVLHPPTAPSSVDSTVSPQASSSSETPSPTLPAEAFTLSLSSTCRASNATAQPNHEAALQFDSNQSVSPTISPPALDCRVSFADSRFQTVGVFLSSLLLALLSIAYSLKILSFSLDPHPVQNHLLVAVVAALSLLYKILVLSVNWGKLKEEWAGASRHPEKVLAAEESKGLAMPGPVLDDISKVHSAADDSLCNGALVLCNPGASSIPEADSKTPQPEVHLHAAAPPDQSGSADLTACKVESHSKDITDTSQDNNSMGHPDVPVCRSSHHPESPAPSGQRPICLLSLLLVVQGLFSSLLSLIESVVMLLFGPQCLHGSGACSLLPYLDPVLSLLAVSMLIATAMPQVHRYGLLLLQATPPHLCVSDLGERIAGVHGVQAVHDLHVWQLTESFTVASVHVRCHAWFPAHRCADLMLAVTKVLQSVGVSCCTVQPEFTSCSSGSAGSVPSLPPPLACSLACGKACSKKMCCTLLEEDTSSRLAPTAGGTTEEPQTLLIENTFNLN; this is translated from the exons ATGGAGAACAAGGTGACATTTTTCAGATTTCGCCGCACAGATCACATCCAAGGGCCTCACTTGCTTTTGATTTCTGGCCGAGGGTCGTCCACTCTCCTGG TTGCAGGTATGAGGACACTCCactggtgcatgctgggagttgccatcctgctgctggtgatCGAGGTTGTCATCAGTCAGCTTTGCAAGTCCATTATCACCCTGGTGGACGCTTTCCACACGTTCTTCATCCTCATGCGCATGGTTCTTCATCCTCCAActgctccctcctctgtggACTCCACGGTGTCTCCacaggcctcctcctcctcggaaACACCTTCTCCCACCCTGCCTGCAGAAGCATTCACTTTATCTCTAAGTAGCACCTGTAGGGCATCCAACGCCACTGCTCAGCCTAACCATGAAGCAGCCCTACAGTTTGACTCCAATCAATCCGTTTCGCCCACaatctctcctccagctctcgaCTGCAGGGTCTCCTTCGCCGACAGCAGGTTCCAGACTGTGGGGGTTTTCCTGTCCAGTCTCCTCCTGGCTTTACTGAGTATCGCTTACTCACTGAAAATCCTCAGTTTTTCCCTTGATCCTCATCCAGTACAGAACCACCTGCTGGTTGCTGTGGTCGCAGCTCTCAGTCTGCTCTATAAGATCCTGGTGCTCAGTGTGAACTGGGGTAAGCTGAAGGAGGAGTGGGCCGGAGCCTCCAGGCACCCAGAGAAAG TCTTGGCTGCAGAAGAATCCAAAGGCCTGGCCATGCCGGGGCCAGTCCTGGATGACATTAGCAAAGTCCATTCTGCTGCGGACGACTCGCTCTGCAATGGGGCACTTGTCCTCTGTAACCCAGGAGCCTCCAGCATCCCTGAAGCAGACTCTAAAACCCCACAGCCAGAAGTCCATCTGCATGCAGCAGCTCCACCGGACCAGAGTGGTTCTGCAGATCTGACGGCATGCAAGGTTGAGAGTCATTCAAAAGACATCACAGATACTTCTCAAGACAATAACAGCAtgggacatcctg ACGTTCCAGTCTGCAGGTCATCACATCACCCTGAGAGTCCCGCACCGAGCGGCCAGCGGCCGATCTGCCTGCTGTCTCTCCTCCTGGTCGTTCAGGGccttttctcttccctcctgtCTCTGATCGAAAGCGTGGTGATGCTGCTGTTCGGCCCACAGTGCCTGCACGGCTCTGGAGCCTGCAGCCTCCTGCCTTACCTGGATcctgttctgtctctgctggcTGTGAGCATGCTGATCGCCACAGCTATGCCCCAG GTGCACAGGTacgggctgctgctgctgcaggccaCACCTCCACacctttgtgtgtctgatctTGGAGAAAGGATTGCAGGCGTCCATGGAGTGCAGGCTGTGCACGACCTCCATGTCTGGCAGTTAACAGAATCATTCACAGTGGCCTCTGTCCATGTGCGGTGCCATGCTTGGTTTCCAGCACACAG GTGTGCTGATCTGATGTTGGCCGTCACTAAGGTGCTGCAGAGTGTGGGAGTGAGCTGCTGCACCGTGCAGCCAGAGTTTACTTCATGCTCTTCAGGCAGTGCAGGGAGCGTCCCCTCTCTACCTCCGCCCCTGGCCTGCAGCCTGGCCTGTGGAAAGGCCTGTTCTAAGAAAATGTGCTGCACTCTCCTGGAAGAGGACACCAGCAGCAGGCTGGCGCCAACAGCTGGAGGAACAACGGAAGAGCCTCAGACACTCCTCATAGAGAACACCTTCAACTTGAATTAG
- the mrpl28 gene encoding large ribosomal subunit protein bL28m isoform X2 produces MPLHKYPPKIWEVLKMKQGIYARLPKHYLKSLEKKEPTPVHWRPLGVQYRANPVTGQKERVQDVPIPIYYPPQSQDGLWGGEGWISGFRYANNDKMSNRLKKTWKPQMLKREFYSEILDHKFTITVTPRTLNLMDAAYGFDFYILKTPMEDLNSKLGMDLKRAMLLRLARRNTELYPNDPVKREKVYSKYKQFEMPEDEAEWVGLSLEEAVEKQRQLDHKEPEPLFKACVDELVEKLRLQHLSEPHVIEKK; encoded by the exons ATGCCTCTCCATAAATACCCTCCCAAAATCTGGGAGGTTCTGAAAATGAAGCAGGGCATCTATGCTCGTCTCCCTAAACACTACCTGAAGTCTCTGGAGAAGAAAGAGCCCAcccctgtccactggagaccgCTGGGAGTTCAGTACCGAGCCAACCCAGTCACTGGGCAGAAGGAACGGGTGCAGGACGTCCCGATCCCCATCTACTACCCCCCACAATCCCAGGACGGCCTGTGGGGAGGAGAGGGCTGGATAAGTGGTTTCAGATACGCAAACAATGACAAA ATGTCCAATCGTCTGAAGAAAACCTGGAAACCACAGATGTTGAAAAGAGAGTTTTACAGCGAAATCCTGGATCACAAATTCACCATCACCGTCACACCCCGCACTCTAAACCTCATGGATGCTGCCTATGGCTTTGACTTTTATATTCTCAAA ACACCAATGGAAGACCTGAACTCCAAACTGGGAATGGACCTGAAGAGAGCAATGTTGCTTCGCCTGGCACGCAGAAACACAGAGCTTTACCCCAATGACCCTGTCAAAAGAGAGAAGGTTTACAGTAAATACAAG CAGTTTGAGATGCCAGAGGATGAGGCTGAGTGGGTGGGTCTGAGTCTGGAGGAGGCTGTGGAGAAACAGAGGCAGCTGGATCACAAG GAGCCAGAGCCTCTTTTTAAGGCCTGTGTGGACGAGCTGGTGGAGAAGCTGCGTCTCCAACATCTCTCAGAGCCACACGTCATAGAGAAGAAGTGA
- the mrpl28 gene encoding large ribosomal subunit protein bL28m isoform X1 — protein MPLHKYPPKIWEVLKMKQGIYARLPKHYLKSLEKKEPTPVHWRPLGVQYRANPVTGQKERVQDVPIPIYYPPQSQDGLWGGEGWISGFRYANNDKMSNRLKKTWKPQMLKREFYSEILDHKFTITVTPRTLNLMDAAYGFDFYILKTPMEDLNSKLGMDLKRAMLLRLARRNTELYPNDPVKREKVYSKYKQQFEMPEDEAEWVGLSLEEAVEKQRQLDHKEPEPLFKACVDELVEKLRLQHLSEPHVIEKK, from the exons ATGCCTCTCCATAAATACCCTCCCAAAATCTGGGAGGTTCTGAAAATGAAGCAGGGCATCTATGCTCGTCTCCCTAAACACTACCTGAAGTCTCTGGAGAAGAAAGAGCCCAcccctgtccactggagaccgCTGGGAGTTCAGTACCGAGCCAACCCAGTCACTGGGCAGAAGGAACGGGTGCAGGACGTCCCGATCCCCATCTACTACCCCCCACAATCCCAGGACGGCCTGTGGGGAGGAGAGGGCTGGATAAGTGGTTTCAGATACGCAAACAATGACAAA ATGTCCAATCGTCTGAAGAAAACCTGGAAACCACAGATGTTGAAAAGAGAGTTTTACAGCGAAATCCTGGATCACAAATTCACCATCACCGTCACACCCCGCACTCTAAACCTCATGGATGCTGCCTATGGCTTTGACTTTTATATTCTCAAA ACACCAATGGAAGACCTGAACTCCAAACTGGGAATGGACCTGAAGAGAGCAATGTTGCTTCGCCTGGCACGCAGAAACACAGAGCTTTACCCCAATGACCCTGTCAAAAGAGAGAAGGTTTACAGTAAATACAAG CAGCAGTTTGAGATGCCAGAGGATGAGGCTGAGTGGGTGGGTCTGAGTCTGGAGGAGGCTGTGGAGAAACAGAGGCAGCTGGATCACAAG GAGCCAGAGCCTCTTTTTAAGGCCTGTGTGGACGAGCTGGTGGAGAAGCTGCGTCTCCAACATCTCTCAGAGCCACACGTCATAGAGAAGAAGTGA
- the relb gene encoding transcription factor RelB isoform X3, whose translation MASAPPSRAVTSPAGSSRSCQGISSKNRDDTDMLDRILEKPRLVVVEEPKDRGMRFRYECEGRSAGSILGVSSTDTNKTQPAIEIQGPIEYIKRVTVTVSLVTKDLPHRPHPHCLVGKDCPTGSGICEVSFNPHSNRRHSFANLGIQCVRRKELDTSLQKRRSQNIDPFQTGHTKGIEDLDMNAVRLCFQCELEWEDGGKDSLSPVVSTTIYDKKATTTSQLKITCLNQYRGSCTGKTEIYMLCDKVQKDDIEIIFRRGSWKANGEFAQTDVHRQIAIVFKTPPYQDQNLTEEVEVSVALRRISDQMESESVTFMYLPPNPDPYEVKRKCRIKPDINFREKPCLTECAPAAEQPFHFPQPHTAMPPDKWPLTSGQPAASAVGAGCYNVPQDSNNCTDEAVLLNQLLEIPALWDMFDIEEEPDGSSTFPNMDVNFNQNFGSYTQDFSQYSDLQFNMLVNENQSLQSEPQDGIASAVQVKKEEAL comes from the exons ATGGCGTCAGCTCCTCCTTCGCGGGCCGTCACCTCTCCAGCCGGCTCCTCTCGCTCATGTCAAGGCATTTCCTCTAAGAACCGGGACGACACCGACATGCTGGACCGGATTCTGGAGAAGCccaggctggtggtggtggaggagccCAAGGACAGAGGCATGAGGTTTCGGTACGAGTGTGAAGGACGCTCCGCCGGCAGCATCCTGGGGGTGTCCAGCACCGACACCAACAAGACTCAGCCTGCGATTGAG ATCCAGGGTCCCATTGAATACATAAAGAGGGTCACAGTCACTGTTTCCTTGGTGACGAAAGACCTCCCTCACCGGCCTCATCCCCACTGCCTTGTGGGTAAAGACTGCCCGACTGGTTCAGGGATCTGTGAGGTCTCGTTCAACCCTCACAGCAACCGGCGTCACAG CTTTGCCAACCTTGGCATCcagtgtgtgaggaggaaagaACTTGACACTTCACTTCAGAAAAGAAGAAGCCAAAATATCGACCCCTTTCAAA CTGGCCACACAAAGGGCATTGAAGACCTGGACATGAACGCTGTGCGTTTGTGTTTCCAGTGCGAGCTCGAGTGGGAGGATGGCGGGAAGGACAGTCTCAGCCCTGTGGTGTCAACTACAATTTATGACAAGA AGGCCACGACTACATCCCAGTTGAAGATCACTTGTTTGAACCAGTACAGAGGCTCCTGCACGGGAAAGACCGAGATCTACATGTTGTGTGACAAAGTGCAGAAAG ATGACATCGAGATCATATTCCGGCGAGGTTCGTGGAAGGCGAATGGGGAGTTCGCCCAAACAGACGTGCACCGGCAGATTGCTATCGTGTTCAAGACGCCACCGTACCAGGACCAGAACCTcacggaggaggtggaggtcaGCGTCGCACTGCGTCGCATCTCAGACCAGATGGAGAGCGAGTCAGTGACCTTTATGTACCTGCCACCCAACCCAG ATCCATATGAAGTGAAGAGGAAGTGCAGAATAAAGCCAGACATCAATTTCAGAGAGAAGCCGTGTTTAACAG AGTGTGcacctgcagcagagcagccCTTCCACTTCCCACAGCCTCACACCGCAATGCCTCCAGACAAGTGGCCTTTGACCAGCGGCCAGCCTGCGGCCTCTGCTGTCGGGGCAGGGTGTTATAACGTGCCCCAGGACTCAAACAACTGCACCGATGAGGCAGTCTTGCTTAATCAGTTGCTAGAAATACCTGCGTTATGGGACATGTTTGACATTGAGGAAGAGCCTGACGGAAGCTCCACATTTCCCAACATGGACGTGAACTTTAACCAGAACTTTGGCTCGTACACTCAGGACTTTTCCCAGTACAGTGACCTGCAGTTCAACATGCTGGTCAATGAGAACCAGAGTCTGCAGTCAGAGCCACAGGACGGCATCGCTAGCGCGGTTCAGGTGAAGAAAGAAGAGGCGCTATGA